A single region of the Populus nigra chromosome 2, ddPopNigr1.1, whole genome shotgun sequence genome encodes:
- the LOC133683140 gene encoding uncharacterized protein LOC133683140 isoform X3, giving the protein MASGSHSQGVEEGVTDKSIKEKFWSLKSAFMSRFAEIDGLLLATKEEMEIEKKSLKKEKESMEEKARSERSERLKAEIELKECKRECLQLKKEKGGFNELLRNSGEDKRIIRELREEICELKCAKLKVETEVDAYKSKFQELEMRVFLLEKDLMLLIPEEPVNNVRVSRGVVEEKVVLNENVVTVKTEVVCSDSNDTIAVEANGDPRSHSPESRNGDVGGPGSVSGEGSGLGERAMIENGNGSDRVGNVKAETIAVDNHENMVLGASGGSGSNLPENGDGNIGALGGWTRQSPDIIEINDSDDDSSSSATLSRKKLTKQGYQHEADLGLEDVNNETKLLKRKRTSPSNSKDDSGGIKEPRATKCQVLIQDPESAPVNYCAATTMFSGSDDRRNIFNQSRQSPAILRQCGEKITVGQNSQIQRRELVLDGSDGEQSSGSSDSDDFDFPTDFSTTQANRIHKKWKSEADMVAALEQDVELRLRAVCALFGQQAAVQKSSNFVSTFQNQGFDEVDAARLCYA; this is encoded by the exons ATGGCTTCTGGGTCACATTCACAAGGTGTTGAAGAAGGTGTTACTGATAAAAGTATAAAGGAAAAGTTTTGGTCTTTAAAATCAGCTTTCATGTCTCGTTTTGCGGAAATTGACGGACTTTTGTTGGCCACGAAAGAAGAAATGGAAATTGAGAAGAAGTCAttgaagaaagagaaggaatcGATGGAAGAAAAGGCTCGGAGTGAGAGATCGGAGAGATTGAAAGCTGAGATTGAGCTGAAGGAGTGTAAAAGAGAGTGTTTGCAGttgaagaaagagaaaggagGGTTTAATGAGTTATTGAGGAATAGTGGAGAGGATAAGAGGATAATAAGAGAGCTCAGAGAGGAAATTTGTGAGTTGAAGTGTGCGAAATTGAAGGTAGAGACTGAAGTTGATGCGTACAAGAGTAAGTTTCAGGAGCTGGAGATGAGGGTTTTCCTTTTAGAGAAGGATTTGATGTTGTTGATTCCCGAGGAGCCTGTAAATAATGTTAGGGTTTCTAGGGGGGTTGTGGAAGAGAAGGTTGTTCTGAATGAGAATGTTGTCACTGTGAAAACTGAGGTGGTTTGCAGTGATTCCAATGATACTATTGCCGTTGAGGCAAATGGTGATCCTAGGTCTCACTCACCAGAGAGCAGAAACGGTGATGTGGGGGGCCCAGGTTCGGTTTCTGGTGAGGGTTCGGGTTTGGGAGAGAGGGCTATGATTGAAAATGGAAACGGCAGTGACAGGGTTGGTAATGTGAAAGCTGAGACGATTGCTGTTGATAATCATGAGAACATGGTTTTAGGGGCAAGTGGAGGTTCTGGGAGCAACTTGCCGGAGAATGGAGATGGAAACATTGGTGCTTTAG GTGGATGGACACGTCAGTCACCAGACATTATAGAGATCAATGACAGTGATGATGACTCTTCTTCGAGTGCAACTTtgagtagaaaaaaattaaccaagcaAGGATATCAGCATGAAGCAGATTTAGGTCTGGAAGATGTCAACAATGAGACCAAATTGCTCAAAAGAAAACGAACCTCCCCTTCAAATTCTAAGGATGATAGTGGTGGTATCAAAGAGCCCAGGGCAACAAAATGCCAAGTGTTGATTCAAGACCCTGAAAGTGCTCCTGTCAATTATTGTGCAGCAACAACCATGTTTTCTGGAAGTGATGAcagaagaaatatttttaatcaatcaagGCAATCTCCAGCAATTTTGAGACAATGTGGGGAGAAAATTACGGTTGGACAGAATTCCCAAATACAGCGGAGGGAGCTTGTTTTGGATGGTTCTGATGGTGAGCAGAGTTCCGGCTCCTCCGACTctgatgattttgattttccaaCTGACTTCTCTACAACACAAGCAAATAGAATCCATAAAAAGTGGAAATCTGAAGCCGACATGGTTGCTGCTCTAGAGCAAGATGTAGAACTACGTTTAAGGGCTGTTTGTGCTCTGTTCGGACAGCAGGCTGCTGTGCAGAAATCATCGAACTTTGTGTCAACTTTCCAAAATCAAGGATTTGATGAGGTTGATGCAGCCAG GCTTTGCTATGCTTAA
- the LOC133683140 gene encoding uncharacterized protein LOC133683140 isoform X1 translates to MASGSHSQGVEEGVTDKSIKEKFWSLKSAFMSRFAEIDGLLLATKEEMEIEKKSLKKEKESMEEKARSERSERLKAEIELKECKRECLQLKKEKGGFNELLRNSGEDKRIIRELREEICELKCAKLKVETEVDAYKSKFQELEMRVFLLEKDLMLLIPEEPVNNVRVSRGVVEEKVVLNENVVTVKTEVVCSDSNDTIAVEANGDPRSHSPESRNGDVGGPGSVSGEGSGLGERAMIENGNGSDRVGNVKAETIAVDNHENMVLGASGGSGSNLPENGDGNIGALGGWTRQSPDIIEINDSDDDSSSSATLSRKKLTKQGYQHEADLGLEDVNNETKLLKRKRTSPSNSKDDSGGIKEPRATKCQVLIQDPESAPVNYCAATTMFSGSDDRRNIFNQSRQSPAILRQCGEKITVGQNSQIQRRELVLDGSDGEQSSGSSDSDDFDFPTDFSTTQANRIHKKWKSEADMVAALEQDVELRLRAVCALFGQQAAVQKSSNFVSTFQNQGFDEVDAARGAALVEFLTNGDPQGKLNKSALELAVDDPGGFHDCKRLAIKYSKQLFEMWQVKGEPLFFK, encoded by the exons ATGGCTTCTGGGTCACATTCACAAGGTGTTGAAGAAGGTGTTACTGATAAAAGTATAAAGGAAAAGTTTTGGTCTTTAAAATCAGCTTTCATGTCTCGTTTTGCGGAAATTGACGGACTTTTGTTGGCCACGAAAGAAGAAATGGAAATTGAGAAGAAGTCAttgaagaaagagaaggaatcGATGGAAGAAAAGGCTCGGAGTGAGAGATCGGAGAGATTGAAAGCTGAGATTGAGCTGAAGGAGTGTAAAAGAGAGTGTTTGCAGttgaagaaagagaaaggagGGTTTAATGAGTTATTGAGGAATAGTGGAGAGGATAAGAGGATAATAAGAGAGCTCAGAGAGGAAATTTGTGAGTTGAAGTGTGCGAAATTGAAGGTAGAGACTGAAGTTGATGCGTACAAGAGTAAGTTTCAGGAGCTGGAGATGAGGGTTTTCCTTTTAGAGAAGGATTTGATGTTGTTGATTCCCGAGGAGCCTGTAAATAATGTTAGGGTTTCTAGGGGGGTTGTGGAAGAGAAGGTTGTTCTGAATGAGAATGTTGTCACTGTGAAAACTGAGGTGGTTTGCAGTGATTCCAATGATACTATTGCCGTTGAGGCAAATGGTGATCCTAGGTCTCACTCACCAGAGAGCAGAAACGGTGATGTGGGGGGCCCAGGTTCGGTTTCTGGTGAGGGTTCGGGTTTGGGAGAGAGGGCTATGATTGAAAATGGAAACGGCAGTGACAGGGTTGGTAATGTGAAAGCTGAGACGATTGCTGTTGATAATCATGAGAACATGGTTTTAGGGGCAAGTGGAGGTTCTGGGAGCAACTTGCCGGAGAATGGAGATGGAAACATTGGTGCTTTAG GTGGATGGACACGTCAGTCACCAGACATTATAGAGATCAATGACAGTGATGATGACTCTTCTTCGAGTGCAACTTtgagtagaaaaaaattaaccaagcaAGGATATCAGCATGAAGCAGATTTAGGTCTGGAAGATGTCAACAATGAGACCAAATTGCTCAAAAGAAAACGAACCTCCCCTTCAAATTCTAAGGATGATAGTGGTGGTATCAAAGAGCCCAGGGCAACAAAATGCCAAGTGTTGATTCAAGACCCTGAAAGTGCTCCTGTCAATTATTGTGCAGCAACAACCATGTTTTCTGGAAGTGATGAcagaagaaatatttttaatcaatcaagGCAATCTCCAGCAATTTTGAGACAATGTGGGGAGAAAATTACGGTTGGACAGAATTCCCAAATACAGCGGAGGGAGCTTGTTTTGGATGGTTCTGATGGTGAGCAGAGTTCCGGCTCCTCCGACTctgatgattttgattttccaaCTGACTTCTCTACAACACAAGCAAATAGAATCCATAAAAAGTGGAAATCTGAAGCCGACATGGTTGCTGCTCTAGAGCAAGATGTAGAACTACGTTTAAGGGCTGTTTGTGCTCTGTTCGGACAGCAGGCTGCTGTGCAGAAATCATCGAACTTTGTGTCAACTTTCCAAAATCAAGGATTTGATGAGGTTGATGCAGCCAG GGGTGCTGCTTTGGTTGAGTTTCTCACCAATGGGGATCCCCAAGGGAAGCTGAATAAATCAGCTTTGGAGTTGGCTGTAGATGACCCAGGAGGCTTCCATGATTGCAAGAGACTGGCCATCAAGTATTCCAAGCAATTATTTGAGATGTGGCAGGTGAAAGGGGAACCTCTTTTCTTCAAATGA
- the LOC133683140 gene encoding uncharacterized protein LOC133683140 isoform X2 has product MASGSHSQGVEEGVTDKSIKEKFWSLKSAFMSRFAEIDGLLLATKEEMEIEKKSLKKEKESMEEKARSERSERLKAEIELKECKRECLQLKKEKGGFNELLRNSGEDKRIIRELREEICELKCAKLKVETEVDAYKSKFQELEMRVFLLEKDLMLLIPEEPVNNVRVSRGVVEEKVVLNENVVTVKTEVVCSDSNDTIAVEANGDPRSHSPESRNGDVGGPGSVSGEGSGLGERAMIENGNGSDRVGNVKAETIAVDNHENMVLGASGGSGSNLPENGDGNIGALGGWTRQSPDIIEINDSDDDSSSSATLSRKKLTKQGYQHEADLGLEDVNNETKLLKRKRTSPSNSKDDSGGIKEPRATKCQVLIQDPESAPVNYCAATTMFSGSDDRRNIFNQSRQSPAILRQCGEKITVGQNSQIQRRELVLDGSDGEQSSGSSDSDDFDFPTDFSTTQANRIHKKWKSEADMVAALEQDVELRLRAVCALFGQQAAVQKSSNFVSTFQNQGFDEVDAASDELHIRSQEFLYVLKQLIL; this is encoded by the exons ATGGCTTCTGGGTCACATTCACAAGGTGTTGAAGAAGGTGTTACTGATAAAAGTATAAAGGAAAAGTTTTGGTCTTTAAAATCAGCTTTCATGTCTCGTTTTGCGGAAATTGACGGACTTTTGTTGGCCACGAAAGAAGAAATGGAAATTGAGAAGAAGTCAttgaagaaagagaaggaatcGATGGAAGAAAAGGCTCGGAGTGAGAGATCGGAGAGATTGAAAGCTGAGATTGAGCTGAAGGAGTGTAAAAGAGAGTGTTTGCAGttgaagaaagagaaaggagGGTTTAATGAGTTATTGAGGAATAGTGGAGAGGATAAGAGGATAATAAGAGAGCTCAGAGAGGAAATTTGTGAGTTGAAGTGTGCGAAATTGAAGGTAGAGACTGAAGTTGATGCGTACAAGAGTAAGTTTCAGGAGCTGGAGATGAGGGTTTTCCTTTTAGAGAAGGATTTGATGTTGTTGATTCCCGAGGAGCCTGTAAATAATGTTAGGGTTTCTAGGGGGGTTGTGGAAGAGAAGGTTGTTCTGAATGAGAATGTTGTCACTGTGAAAACTGAGGTGGTTTGCAGTGATTCCAATGATACTATTGCCGTTGAGGCAAATGGTGATCCTAGGTCTCACTCACCAGAGAGCAGAAACGGTGATGTGGGGGGCCCAGGTTCGGTTTCTGGTGAGGGTTCGGGTTTGGGAGAGAGGGCTATGATTGAAAATGGAAACGGCAGTGACAGGGTTGGTAATGTGAAAGCTGAGACGATTGCTGTTGATAATCATGAGAACATGGTTTTAGGGGCAAGTGGAGGTTCTGGGAGCAACTTGCCGGAGAATGGAGATGGAAACATTGGTGCTTTAG GTGGATGGACACGTCAGTCACCAGACATTATAGAGATCAATGACAGTGATGATGACTCTTCTTCGAGTGCAACTTtgagtagaaaaaaattaaccaagcaAGGATATCAGCATGAAGCAGATTTAGGTCTGGAAGATGTCAACAATGAGACCAAATTGCTCAAAAGAAAACGAACCTCCCCTTCAAATTCTAAGGATGATAGTGGTGGTATCAAAGAGCCCAGGGCAACAAAATGCCAAGTGTTGATTCAAGACCCTGAAAGTGCTCCTGTCAATTATTGTGCAGCAACAACCATGTTTTCTGGAAGTGATGAcagaagaaatatttttaatcaatcaagGCAATCTCCAGCAATTTTGAGACAATGTGGGGAGAAAATTACGGTTGGACAGAATTCCCAAATACAGCGGAGGGAGCTTGTTTTGGATGGTTCTGATGGTGAGCAGAGTTCCGGCTCCTCCGACTctgatgattttgattttccaaCTGACTTCTCTACAACACAAGCAAATAGAATCCATAAAAAGTGGAAATCTGAAGCCGACATGGTTGCTGCTCTAGAGCAAGATGTAGAACTACGTTTAAGGGCTGTTTGTGCTCTGTTCGGACAGCAGGCTGCTGTGCAGAAATCATCGAACTTTGTGTCAACTTTCCAAAATCAAGGATTTGATGAGGTTGATGCAGCCAG CGATGAACTACACATTCGTTCTCAGGAGTTTCTCTATGTTCTGAAgcaattaattttgtaa